One window of the Lutra lutra chromosome Y, mLutLut1.2, whole genome shotgun sequence genome contains the following:
- the SRY gene encoding sex-determining region Y protein yields MFGVLNSDNHCAAVQQGNILAFGRTSSEFWTNNPTSSYRCETGGNRTDSGQSHIRRPMNAFMVWSRDQRRKVALENPQMQNSEISKRLGYQWKMLTEAEKRPFFEEAQRIQAMHREKYPDYKYRPRRKAVPKNSDKLLPAASSSMLCRQGNVDERWYPFTWRGGRTRASHSGTEDRLNSSQAANIVRSLLQQEHHCSSTSLRHSPETLAIQLSTDFYPK; encoded by the coding sequence ATGTTCGGAGTATTGAACAGCGATAATCACTGTGCAGCGGTACAACAAGGAAACATCCTCGCCTTTGGAAGAACCTCTTCTGAATTTTGGACGAACAATCCTACCTCAAGTTATCGGTGTGAAACTGGAGGAAACCGTACGGACAGCGGCCAAAGCCACATCAGACGACCCATGAACGCATTCATGGTGTGGTCGCGTGATCAAAGGCGCAAGGTGGCTCTAGAGAATCCCCAAATGCAAAACTCAGAGATCAGCAAGCGGCTGGGGTACCAGTGGAAAATGCTTACAGAAGCCGAAAAACGGCCATTCTTCGAGGAGGCGCAGAGAATACAGGCCATGCACCGAGAGAAATACCCAGACTATAAATATCGACCTCGTCGGAAGGCCGTGCCAAAGAACAGTGATAAATTGCTACCTGCAGCCTCCTCCTCCATGCTGTGCAGGCAGGGGAACGTGGATGAGAGGTGGTACCCCTTCACGTGGAGGGGCGGCCGTACTAGGGCTTCACACTCAGGAACAGAGGACCGGTTAAACTCCTCACAAGCCGCGAACATAGTCCGCTCCCTGCTGCAACAGGAGCACCACTGCAGCTCCACAAGCCTCCGTCACAGTCCAGAAACGTTGGCTATACAGCTGTCCACAGACTTTTACCCTAAGTAA